A region of Mammaliicoccus sp. Dog046 DNA encodes the following proteins:
- a CDS encoding heptaprenylglyceryl phosphate synthase, translating to MYDIKLWRHVFKLDPAKSISDEDLMRICESGTDAIIIGGTDDVTEDNVLNLMSRIRRYPLPCALEISNKESVVPGFDFYFVPSVLNSDKVEYHNGILQEAVKAYGYMMDFDEIFLEGYIVMNEESKVATLTNARTDLDREDLISYARIIDKLYHLPIFYLEYSGKYGNVEEVKDIKEHLEHAQLFYGGGIDSIDKAEEMAEYADTIVVGNIIYDDLKRALQTVKVKQ from the coding sequence ATGTACGATATAAAGTTATGGAGACATGTGTTTAAATTAGACCCGGCAAAATCAATTTCAGATGAAGATTTAATGCGCATTTGTGAATCTGGTACTGATGCGATTATTATCGGGGGTACAGATGATGTAACTGAAGACAATGTATTGAATTTGATGAGTCGAATTAGACGATATCCTTTGCCTTGTGCATTAGAAATATCGAATAAAGAAAGTGTTGTACCTGGATTTGATTTTTACTTTGTACCAAGTGTATTGAACAGTGATAAGGTCGAATACCATAATGGCATTCTTCAAGAAGCGGTGAAAGCCTATGGATATATGATGGACTTTGATGAAATATTTCTTGAAGGTTATATCGTAATGAATGAAGAAAGCAAAGTAGCAACACTTACAAATGCACGAACAGATTTAGATCGAGAAGATTTAATCAGTTATGCACGTATTATCGACAAGTTATATCATTTACCTATATTTTATTTAGAATATAGTGGTAAATACGGTAATGTCGAAGAAGTGAAAGATATTAAAGAACATTTAGAACACGCACAATTATTCTACGGTGGTGGGATCGACAGTATAGATAAAGCAGAAGAAATGGCTGAATATGCTGATACCATTGTTGTTGGAAATATTATATATGATGATTTAAAGCGCGCTTTACAAACAGTAAAAGTAAAACAATAA
- the pcrA gene encoding DNA helicase PcrA gives MNALLERMNDEQRQAVKTTEGPLLIMAGAGSGKTRVLTHRIAYLLDEKDVSPYSVLAITFTNKAAKEMKERISHLVGPEAESIWISTFHSMCVRILRRDIDRIGIERNFTIIDPTDQKSVIKEILKKENIDSKKYEPRMFIGAISQLKNELKTTEDAEREANDFYAMMVARVYKGYQEKLLRNHALDFDDLIMMTIQLFNRVPEVLEFYQNKFQYIHVDEYQDTNKAQYTLVNLLASKFKNICVVGDSDQSIYGWRGADIKNILSFEEDYPNAQTIYLERNYRSTKTILTAANEVIRNNSERKPKALWTDNTSGEKIKYYEATTERDEAEYVIREILKKKQNGYKNQDIAILYRTNAQSRVLEETFLKSNIPYTMVGGTKFYDRKEIKDILSYLRLVSNSNDDISFERIINIPKRGIGPTSVQKIAQYAAMNNLSYFDALGEVDFIGLSKKVTQEGADFYEMMNNFMQQQEFLSITELVEQILDKSGYRRMLENEQTIESQSRLENIDEFLSVPRDYEENTPVEEQSLMNFLTDLSLVADVDDADLEAGVTLMTMHSAKGLEFKVVFIIGMEESIFPHFRSLQSGEEHEMEEERRIAYVAITRAEEELHMSHATTRTLFGRSQANMKSRFLKEIPEDLLDGVKPKTSFKSKQTAPTKRGFAQRMNTQKTPTSSWKVGDKVTHKSWGEGMVSAVNDKNGSVELDIIFQKEGPKRLLAQFAPIEKKGE, from the coding sequence ATGAACGCATTGTTAGAAAGAATGAATGACGAACAAAGACAAGCAGTTAAGACAACTGAAGGACCATTATTAATCATGGCTGGTGCAGGGAGTGGTAAGACAAGAGTACTTACACACAGAATTGCTTATTTATTAGATGAGAAAGATGTTTCGCCTTATAGTGTATTAGCGATTACATTTACAAATAAAGCAGCTAAAGAAATGAAAGAAAGAATTAGTCATTTAGTTGGTCCTGAAGCAGAAAGTATTTGGATATCAACGTTCCACTCAATGTGTGTAAGAATCTTACGACGCGACATTGATCGAATCGGTATTGAAAGAAACTTTACGATTATCGATCCAACTGACCAAAAATCAGTCATCAAAGAGATATTAAAGAAAGAAAATATTGATAGTAAAAAATATGAACCAAGAATGTTCATAGGTGCTATTTCACAATTGAAGAATGAACTAAAAACAACTGAAGACGCTGAAAGAGAAGCGAATGATTTTTACGCAATGATGGTTGCTCGTGTATATAAAGGCTATCAAGAAAAATTATTACGAAATCATGCATTAGACTTTGATGATTTAATTATGATGACGATTCAATTATTTAATCGCGTACCTGAAGTGTTAGAATTCTATCAAAATAAATTCCAATATATTCATGTGGATGAGTATCAAGATACAAATAAGGCACAATATACGTTAGTGAATTTATTAGCAAGTAAATTTAAAAACATTTGTGTCGTAGGTGACTCAGACCAATCTATTTATGGTTGGAGAGGTGCTGACATTAAAAATATTTTATCTTTTGAAGAGGATTATCCAAATGCACAAACAATTTATTTGGAAAGAAACTATCGTTCAACGAAAACGATTTTAACTGCTGCCAACGAAGTGATTAGAAACAATTCGGAACGTAAACCTAAAGCGTTATGGACGGATAATACTTCTGGTGAAAAAATTAAATATTACGAAGCAACAACTGAAAGAGACGAAGCAGAATACGTGATTCGTGAAATATTAAAGAAAAAACAAAACGGTTATAAAAATCAAGACATCGCGATATTATACAGAACGAATGCGCAGTCACGTGTACTTGAGGAAACATTCTTGAAATCGAACATACCATACACGATGGTTGGCGGTACGAAGTTCTATGATCGTAAAGAGATTAAAGATATCTTGAGTTATTTGAGACTCGTTTCAAACAGTAATGATGATATTAGTTTTGAACGTATTATCAATATACCAAAACGAGGTATTGGCCCAACATCTGTTCAAAAAATCGCACAATATGCAGCGATGAATAACTTAAGTTATTTTGATGCTTTAGGAGAAGTCGACTTTATTGGATTATCCAAAAAAGTGACGCAAGAAGGTGCAGATTTTTATGAAATGATGAATAACTTTATGCAACAACAAGAATTTTTATCTATTACTGAGCTTGTTGAGCAAATTTTAGATAAATCAGGTTATCGTCGTATGCTTGAAAATGAACAAACGATAGAATCACAAAGTCGATTGGAAAATATTGATGAGTTCTTATCTGTACCACGCGATTACGAGGAGAATACACCAGTTGAAGAGCAATCTTTAATGAATTTCCTTACTGATTTATCACTTGTTGCTGATGTAGATGATGCCGATTTAGAAGCGGGTGTAACATTGATGACGATGCACTCAGCGAAAGGTTTAGAATTCAAAGTTGTATTTATTATTGGTATGGAGGAAAGTATTTTCCCTCACTTTAGAAGTTTACAATCAGGTGAAGAACATGAAATGGAAGAAGAACGAAGAATTGCGTATGTAGCGATAACAAGAGCTGAAGAAGAACTTCACATGTCTCACGCAACAACGCGTACATTGTTTGGTAGATCTCAAGCCAACATGAAATCAAGGTTCTTAAAAGAAATACCTGAAGATTTATTAGACGGTGTTAAACCGAAGACATCATTTAAATCAAAACAAACTGCGCCGACTAAACGTGGATTTGCACAACGTATGAATACACAAAAAACACCTACATCATCTTGGAAAGTAGGCGACAAAGTAACACACAAATCATGGGGTGAAGGTATGGTTAGTGCTGTAAATGACAAAAATGGTTCAGTAGAATTAGATATTATATTCCAAAAAGAAGGACCAAAACGATTATTAGCTCAATTTGCGCCAATTGAGAAAAAGGGAGAATAA
- the ligA gene encoding NAD-dependent DNA ligase LigA: MNELKLRVEELHQLLHRYNHEYHVLDQPTVPDSEYDQLLHELIGIEEEHPELKAADSPTVRVGGTPLSQFEKINHDTPMLSLGNAFNEEDLRKFDQRIQEKVNEVRYTCELKIDGLAVSLKYENGRFVQGLTRGDGTTGENITENLKTIHAIPLTIKEPLSMEVRGEAFMPRKSFVALNEAKEENGEQLFANPRNAAAGSLRQLDSKLTAKRRLDIFLYSVNDLTEIDADSQSEALNNLDELGFKTNKERETFDTIEGVLSFIEKWTTQRNQLPYDIDGIVIKVDNLSQQEELGFTQKSPRWAIAYKFPAEEVLTTLKDIELSIGRTGVVTPTAILEPVKVAGTTVSRASLHNEDLIQEKDIRIGDKVIIKKAGDIIPEVVRSIADERDEQSETYHMPTHCPSCEHELVRIEGEVALRCINPKCQAQLVEGMIHFVSRQAMNIDGLGDKIIEQLYQNDKIKDVADLYYLTAEDLLPLERMGEKKVNNLLTAIEASKEKSLEHLLFGLGVRHLGTKASRIIAEKYETIDQLFEVTIEDLTLIPDIGHKMAQSLVTYLENEDIKTLIDKLKNKNVNMVYKGIKQSDIEGHPDFSGKTFVLTGKMTEMTRPEATKVIQSLGAKVTGSVTKNTDVVIAGEDAGSKLEKANKLNIEVWTEAEWLNKYRKINE, translated from the coding sequence ATGAACGAATTAAAATTAAGAGTTGAAGAACTTCATCAATTATTACATCGTTATAATCATGAATATCATGTATTAGATCAACCAACTGTTCCAGATAGTGAATATGATCAACTGTTGCATGAATTAATTGGAATTGAAGAAGAACATCCTGAGTTAAAGGCGGCAGATTCACCAACTGTAAGAGTTGGTGGAACGCCATTATCTCAATTCGAAAAGATTAATCATGATACACCGATGTTATCTCTTGGTAATGCATTTAATGAAGAAGATTTAAGGAAATTTGATCAACGTATACAAGAGAAAGTAAACGAAGTCCGTTATACATGTGAATTGAAAATTGATGGGCTAGCAGTATCTTTGAAATATGAAAATGGTCGATTTGTTCAAGGATTAACACGTGGTGATGGTACAACTGGTGAGAATATTACTGAGAATTTAAAAACCATTCATGCCATTCCTTTAACAATTAAAGAACCTCTTTCTATGGAGGTACGTGGTGAAGCATTTATGCCTAGAAAGTCTTTTGTTGCGTTAAATGAAGCTAAGGAAGAAAATGGCGAACAGCTCTTTGCTAATCCTAGAAATGCTGCGGCAGGATCACTGAGACAATTAGATTCTAAATTAACAGCGAAAAGAAGACTAGACATCTTTCTATATAGCGTGAATGATTTAACTGAAATTGATGCAGATAGTCAGTCTGAAGCGTTAAACAATTTAGATGAGTTAGGATTTAAGACAAATAAAGAACGTGAGACTTTTGATACAATCGAAGGTGTATTATCATTCATCGAAAAATGGACAACACAAAGAAATCAATTACCATATGATATTGATGGTATTGTTATTAAAGTAGATAATTTAAGTCAGCAAGAAGAACTTGGTTTTACACAGAAATCACCAAGATGGGCGATTGCATATAAGTTTCCAGCTGAAGAAGTACTGACAACTTTGAAAGATATCGAACTTAGCATAGGTAGAACAGGCGTTGTAACACCGACCGCTATTTTAGAGCCTGTTAAAGTTGCTGGAACGACAGTATCTAGAGCATCATTACATAATGAAGATTTAATACAAGAAAAAGATATTAGAATTGGTGATAAAGTTATCATTAAAAAAGCAGGAGACATTATTCCTGAAGTGGTTAGAAGTATTGCGGATGAAAGAGACGAGCAAAGTGAGACTTACCACATGCCAACACATTGTCCAAGCTGTGAGCATGAGTTAGTTAGAATTGAAGGTGAAGTCGCTTTACGTTGTATTAATCCAAAGTGCCAAGCGCAACTCGTTGAAGGTATGATTCATTTTGTGTCTAGACAAGCGATGAACATTGATGGTTTAGGCGATAAAATCATCGAACAATTATATCAAAATGATAAAATTAAAGATGTTGCAGATTTATACTATTTAACTGCTGAAGATTTGTTACCACTTGAAAGAATGGGTGAGAAGAAAGTTAATAATCTATTAACTGCAATAGAAGCATCGAAAGAAAAATCATTAGAACATTTATTATTTGGCTTAGGCGTTAGACATTTAGGAACGAAAGCCAGTCGAATCATTGCAGAAAAATATGAAACAATTGATCAATTATTTGAAGTCACAATTGAAGATTTAACACTTATTCCAGATATCGGTCATAAAATGGCACAATCACTAGTCACATATTTAGAAAATGAAGATATCAAAACATTGATTGATAAATTGAAAAATAAAAATGTGAATATGGTTTATAAAGGCATAAAGCAATCTGATATAGAAGGTCATCCTGATTTTAGTGGTAAAACGTTCGTCTTAACTGGTAAAATGACAGAGATGACAAGACCAGAAGCGACTAAAGTGATACAATCATTAGGTGCAAAAGTGACTGGAAGTGTGACTAAGAATACAGATGTTGTCATTGCAGGAGAAGATGCAGGTTCCAAACTAGAAAAGGCTAATAAACTCAATATTGAGGTTTGGACAGAGGCAGAATGGTTAAACAAGTATCGTAAAATCAATGAATAG
- a CDS encoding CamS family sex pheromone protein, which translates to MKKGFLILASVILLSACSSDTTQKDNQDKSDKEKEQTKQISTGMQISSDYYRTLLPFKISAARGLTQDNMISSYNSEAFESGLLDISKQTFSPDDYLYRDGQFLDKDTVRAYLAPKYTKAEIKDMSDDEKEQSNAGKNLGLNPTHDGETDPEKIAKNSPTYLSHIIEQDYFTESDAKKQKISGMTIGLAMNSEYVYQKEDYGETYTKELDKKEVEKKGKEMAEEILSRLRVRDELKNVPINFAIFVQSGEGDIKPGKFIAHASSDGGERSVKNWEKMKQTHVTIPSNEASDLDKNLNSNFEQFNQDLQKYFPNFTQAVGTGQFDDDKLTQLEIKVPLDYYGKAEVIGVTQYIADLSEKYFKGVDDMEISIVDGEQPQALITKGKDDSEPQIHIYK; encoded by the coding sequence ATGAAAAAAGGGTTTCTTATTTTAGCGTCTGTAATACTGCTTTCAGCATGTTCGTCAGATACTACTCAAAAAGACAATCAAGATAAATCTGATAAGGAAAAAGAACAGACGAAACAAATTTCTACAGGTATGCAAATTTCAAGCGATTATTATCGAACATTATTACCATTTAAAATAAGCGCTGCTCGAGGCTTAACACAAGATAATATGATTTCTAGTTATAACAGTGAAGCTTTTGAAAGTGGATTATTAGATATCAGTAAACAGACATTCTCGCCAGATGATTATTTATATAGAGATGGTCAGTTTTTAGACAAAGATACGGTTAGGGCGTATTTAGCACCTAAGTATACTAAAGCTGAGATCAAAGATATGAGTGATGATGAAAAAGAACAAAGTAATGCAGGAAAGAATTTAGGATTGAATCCAACACATGATGGAGAAACAGATCCGGAGAAGATAGCTAAAAATTCACCTACATACCTTTCACATATCATTGAACAAGATTACTTCACAGAAAGTGATGCGAAGAAACAAAAAATTTCAGGCATGACCATTGGCCTAGCAATGAACAGCGAATATGTTTATCAAAAAGAAGATTACGGTGAAACATATACGAAAGAACTAGATAAAAAAGAAGTAGAGAAAAAAGGTAAAGAAATGGCTGAAGAAATCTTATCTCGTTTAAGAGTAAGAGATGAATTGAAAAATGTTCCTATTAACTTTGCTATATTTGTACAGTCAGGTGAAGGGGATATTAAGCCAGGGAAATTCATTGCCCATGCGTCAAGTGATGGTGGGGAACGTTCAGTTAAGAACTGGGAAAAAATGAAACAAACACATGTGACGATTCCATCAAATGAAGCGTCAGATTTAGATAAGAATTTAAATTCAAACTTTGAACAATTTAATCAAGATTTACAAAAGTATTTCCCTAACTTTACACAAGCAGTTGGTACTGGTCAATTTGATGACGATAAATTAACACAATTAGAAATCAAAGTACCACTAGATTATTACGGTAAAGCTGAAGTGATAGGGGTTACACAATATATAGCCGATCTTTCAGAGAAATATTTTAAAGGTGTAGACGATATGGAAATATCAATCGTTGATGGAGAACAACCACAAGCCTTAATCACAAAAGGCAAAGACGATAGTGAACCACAAATCCATATTTATAAATAG
- the putP gene encoding sodium/proline symporter PutP — protein MFILGQIDASAGVASGWQTYFMIIVYFVVLLAIGYYAYKQSTSNLDEYMLGGRSIGPYVTALSAGASDMSGWMIMGLPGEVYNVGLSATWLAIGLTVGAYLNYILVAPKLRVYTEHTGNAITIPDFFEKRVADNTHALKIISGIIIVVFFTLYTSVGMVSGGTLFESAFGMDYRLGIILTGGIVVLYTFFGGYLAVSLTDFFQGVIMLIAMVMVPIAALLTLNGMDTFHTVAEVKPTNLDWFKGTSVISIIGLISWGLGYFGQPHIIVRFMSIKSHKQLPTARRFGIGWMAISLLGACLVGLTGIAYIYETGTKIENPETIFILMSQVLFHPLVGGFFLAAILAAIMSTISSQLLVTSSALTQDFYRIITKKRGLEADRDKEFVMVGRFAVLVVAIVAILLAWTPNDTILNLVGNAWAGFGAAFGPLVLMSLYWKGLTKNGAIAGMVTSSIVVLFWIIMKSHGGIFELYEIIPGFITNIVVTVVVSKFTKKPDQEVIDSLDKMKRILKED, from the coding sequence ATGTTTATTTTAGGGCAAATTGATGCCAGTGCAGGGGTCGCCTCTGGTTGGCAAACTTATTTCATGATCATAGTTTACTTTGTAGTATTATTAGCAATTGGATACTATGCTTATAAACAGTCTACAAGTAATTTAGACGAGTATATGTTAGGTGGTCGTAGTATTGGGCCATATGTAACAGCCTTATCAGCTGGTGCATCCGATATGAGTGGTTGGATGATCATGGGACTTCCAGGTGAAGTTTATAACGTCGGTCTTTCAGCAACTTGGTTAGCGATTGGTTTAACAGTTGGTGCATATTTAAATTACATATTGGTAGCACCAAAATTACGTGTTTATACTGAACATACTGGAAATGCAATTACTATTCCAGATTTCTTTGAAAAGCGTGTCGCAGATAACACACACGCATTAAAAATTATTTCAGGTATTATTATAGTCGTGTTCTTTACGCTATACACTTCAGTTGGTATGGTATCAGGTGGTACTTTATTTGAAAGTGCATTCGGTATGGATTATCGACTTGGTATTATATTAACGGGTGGTATTGTTGTATTATATACTTTCTTTGGAGGATATTTAGCAGTATCACTTACTGACTTCTTCCAAGGTGTAATCATGTTAATTGCAATGGTTATGGTACCTATTGCAGCATTACTCACATTAAATGGTATGGATACGTTCCATACAGTAGCAGAAGTTAAACCGACAAACTTAGATTGGTTCAAAGGAACTTCTGTCATCAGTATTATAGGGTTAATTTCATGGGGACTAGGTTACTTCGGTCAACCACATATCATCGTAAGATTTATGTCTATTAAATCTCACAAACAATTACCAACAGCAAGACGCTTTGGTATCGGTTGGATGGCAATTTCATTATTAGGTGCTTGTTTAGTTGGTTTAACAGGTATTGCGTATATTTATGAGACAGGTACTAAAATTGAAAATCCAGAAACAATCTTCATTCTAATGAGTCAAGTATTGTTCCATCCACTTGTTGGTGGGTTCTTCTTAGCAGCAATTTTAGCAGCAATTATGAGTACAATTTCATCTCAATTACTTGTAACTTCAAGTGCATTGACACAAGACTTTTATAGAATTATCACTAAAAAAAGAGGACTAGAAGCAGATCGAGACAAAGAATTTGTTATGGTTGGTAGATTCGCAGTATTAGTAGTTGCTATCGTAGCAATTCTACTTGCTTGGACACCAAACGATACAATCCTAAATCTAGTCGGTAATGCATGGGCTGGATTTGGTGCAGCATTTGGTCCATTAGTTCTAATGTCATTGTATTGGAAAGGCTTAACGAAAAACGGTGCAATTGCTGGTATGGTAACTTCATCTATCGTCGTATTATTCTGGATCATTATGAAATCACATGGCGGTATTTTCGAACTATACGAAATCATTCCAGGTTTCATAACAAATATCGTTGTTACTGTAGTTGTAAGTAAATTTACTAAAAAGCCAGATCAAGAAGTGATTGATAGTTTAGATAAAATGAAAAGAATACTTAAAGAAGACTAA
- the putP gene encoding sodium/proline symporter PutP, with amino-acid sequence MFILGNTFKNVKVETSWETYVMIAVYFAILLAIGYYAYKRSTSTLDEYMLGGRDLGALVTALSAGASDMSGWMIMGLPGSVYSIGLSATWIAIGLTIGAWLNYILVASRLRIYTELTDNAITLPDFFEKRLSDNTRIVKIISGLVIVVFFTLYTHSGMVAGGVLFNSAFGMNYHVGLVLAASIVILYTLFGGYLAVSLTDFFQGVIMIIALVLVPIVALLKLNGMDTFADVGALKPTNLDWFKGTTTIGIISLLAWGLGYFGQPHIIVRFMSIKSHKLMPRARRIGISWMAISLLGACITGLIGIVFVNQTQVKVDNPETIFVVMSQFLFHPLIGGFFLAAILAAIMSTISSQLLVTSSALTQDFYMLIRKKTLQDKEHSKEFVLVGRLSVLLVSLVAMYIAWHPNDTILNLVGNAWAGFGAAFGPLVLLSLYWKRLTKYGAIAGIIGGSVVVIFWILMKDHGGIFEFYEIIPGFITSIVLTIVVSLMTKVPNQAVLNKFDDMKKILKN; translated from the coding sequence ATGTTTATTTTAGGAAATACTTTTAAGAACGTTAAGGTCGAAACATCGTGGGAAACGTATGTCATGATCGCTGTTTACTTTGCGATTTTATTAGCAATTGGTTATTACGCATACAAACGTTCAACAAGCACACTCGATGAGTATATGCTAGGCGGTAGAGATTTAGGTGCGTTAGTCACTGCTTTATCAGCTGGTGCATCCGATATGAGTGGCTGGATGATTATGGGGTTACCGGGATCTGTATATAGTATCGGACTTTCAGCAACTTGGATTGCCATCGGACTAACGATTGGTGCGTGGCTAAATTATATACTCGTTGCATCTCGATTACGTATTTATACGGAATTAACAGACAATGCGATTACACTTCCAGACTTCTTCGAAAAACGTTTATCAGACAATACACGTATTGTTAAAATCATTTCTGGACTCGTTATTGTCGTATTCTTCACGTTATATACGCACTCTGGAATGGTTGCTGGTGGCGTATTATTCAATAGTGCCTTTGGTATGAATTATCACGTAGGTCTCGTACTTGCTGCGAGCATCGTTATCCTTTATACACTTTTCGGAGGATATTTAGCAGTGTCTTTAACAGACTTCTTCCAAGGTGTGATTATGATCATTGCATTAGTACTTGTTCCTATCGTCGCTTTATTAAAATTAAACGGTATGGATACCTTTGCTGATGTTGGTGCATTAAAGCCAACAAATTTAGATTGGTTTAAAGGAACAACAACTATTGGTATCATCAGTTTACTCGCATGGGGGTTAGGGTATTTTGGGCAACCTCATATCATCGTTAGATTTATGTCTATAAAGTCTCACAAACTCATGCCGAGAGCACGTAGAATTGGTATTTCATGGATGGCAATTTCTTTACTTGGCGCGTGTATTACAGGCCTAATTGGTATCGTTTTTGTAAATCAAACGCAAGTTAAAGTCGATAATCCAGAAACGATATTTGTCGTAATGAGTCAATTTCTATTCCATCCGTTAATCGGTGGGTTCTTCTTAGCAGCGATATTAGCAGCAATTATGAGTACAATTTCATCTCAATTACTTGTAACATCAAGTGCTTTAACACAAGATTTCTACATGTTAATACGAAAGAAAACATTACAAGATAAAGAGCATAGTAAAGAATTTGTCCTTGTTGGACGACTTTCAGTGCTTCTTGTTTCATTAGTAGCGATGTATATCGCTTGGCACCCTAACGATACGATATTAAATTTAGTTGGTAATGCTTGGGCAGGTTTTGGCGCGGCATTTGGTCCCCTTGTCTTATTATCATTGTATTGGAAACGATTGACTAAATACGGTGCCATTGCAGGTATTATTGGTGGTTCTGTCGTAGTTATTTTCTGGATACTCATGAAAGACCACGGCGGCATATTTGAATTTTACGAAATCATACCTGGGTTTATTACAAGTATCGTTTTAACAATTGTAGTTAGCTTAATGACTAAAGTTCCAAATCAAGCTGTACTCAATAAATTTGATGACATGAAAAAAATATTAAAAAATTAA
- the gatC gene encoding Asp-tRNA(Asn)/Glu-tRNA(Gln) amidotransferase subunit GatC, producing MTKVTSEQVEHVANLARLEVSQDEVNEFTQSLEKILNFAGQLDEVDTDHVEPTFHVLDLQNVLREDKSESGIPQEQALLNAKEKESGQFKVPAIMNEED from the coding sequence ATGACGAAAGTAACATCTGAGCAAGTTGAACATGTTGCTAATTTAGCTAGACTTGAAGTTTCACAAGACGAAGTCAATGAATTCACACAATCTTTAGAGAAAATCTTAAACTTTGCAGGACAATTAGATGAAGTTGATACAGATCATGTTGAACCAACATTTCACGTATTAGATTTACAAAATGTTCTAAGAGAAGATAAGAGTGAATCAGGAATTCCTCAAGAACAAGCATTACTTAATGCTAAAGAAAAAGAATCAGGACAATTCAAAGTTCCAGCAATTATGAATGAGGAGGACTAA